The following proteins come from a genomic window of Candidatus Kuenenbacteria bacterium:
- the rpsC gene encoding 30S ribosomal protein S3: MGQKVNPKIFRIGTTRTWSSRWFSNKKYSAKLEEDIKIRKFLEKKFKEASVDSVVIDRTADTLEININTSRPGMIIGKGGSSIEDLKNHIAKSIIKDKKIKIQINIKEVSKPGLSARIVAQSVALDLEKRIPHRKTMKKYIEQIMKAGGKGAKISCSGRLGGAEIARRETLGEGKIPLHTFRADIDYARLAAHTTYGAIGIKVWIYKGDVFNTDENNK; this comes from the coding sequence ATGGGTCAAAAAGTAAATCCAAAAATATTCCGTATCGGCACCACCAGAACTTGGAGTTCTCGCTGGTTTAGTAATAAAAAATATTCTGCCAAACTGGAAGAAGATATTAAAATTAGAAAATTCTTGGAAAAAAAATTCAAAGAAGCCAGTGTAGACAGTGTTGTTATTGATCGCACAGCTGACACCTTGGAAATAAACATCAATACCAGCCGACCGGGCATGATTATCGGCAAAGGCGGATCCTCTATCGAGGACCTAAAAAACCATATAGCCAAATCAATAATCAAGGATAAAAAAATAAAAATCCAAATTAATATTAAAGAAGTCAGCAAACCGGGCCTCTCTGCTAGAATTGTCGCCCAAAGTGTCGCTCTGGATTTGGAAAAAAGAATTCCCCATCGCAAGACTATGAAAAAATATATTGAACAGATCATGAAAGCTGGTGGCAAGGGCGCAAAAATATCTTGTTCTGGGCGATTGGGCGGAGCTGAAATAGCCAGAAGAGAAACCCTGGGCGAAGGCAAAATACCGCTCCATACCTTTAGGGCTGATATTGATTATGCTAGATTGGCCGCTCACACTACCTATGGCGCTATTGGTATAAAAGTCTGGATCTATAAGGGCGATGTCTTTAATACAGATGAAAATAATAAATAA